Genomic segment of Planctomycetota bacterium:
AGCAGATGATTTTGCGGGGCTTCAGCGCCCATCTGCCGCACGAAGTCGCGTATCAGGCCGGGCGTATCGAGGTCGGGGTTGACCGTCAGGCCGAACTGCTGATGCGGGCGGAAAGCGACGAGCTTCTGGCGGAAGGATTCGGTGTCGATGAAGTTCTCGCCCTCGGCGCAGAGCCGCACGTAGGGGAACTCGTGCCCGCCGACGATCCGGGGATGATGCTGAAGGATGAGGCGGAGCATGGTCGTGCCGGAACGGACGCAGCCGCAGAGGAAGATCGGCTGATCAAGCTGATGCGCGACGTCGGCCTCGCTCGCCGCGTCGGCTGCGGGCGCAGCGGGGGCGGGAGCGGGAGCGGCGGGCGAAGGCGCTGATTTGATTTCGTTGTGCATGACAATGACCCTGTTGATGAATGCGGCGCCCGATGCGGCGCCGATCCGTCAGTGGGCGGGATCAGCGACCGGCTCGACCGTCTTGTGAACGCGGACTTCGATTTCCGACTGCGCCGCCTTGGCGCGACGTTCCTCCAGCACGCGCTTGTAGTCCGTGGGCATCACCTTCACGAACTGTTCAAGCACGGTCGGCCAGTGGTCCAGCACGCGCTGCGCCACCGCCGACCCCGTGACCTTCTGATGCGTCTTGATGAGCTTGTGCAGCTCCGCCACATCTTCCGGGTCCTCAACACTTTCTAGTTCGACCATTTCAAGGTTGCAATTGACGCGGAAGGCGTCTTTATCGGCGGCGAGCACATACGCTGCGCCGCCGGACATCCCCGCCGCGAAGTTGCGACCGGTCTCACCAAGAATAACAACGCGGCCGCCGGTCATATATTCGCATCCGTGATCGCCGACGCCTTCGACGACCGTCCACGCCCCCGAATTTCGGACGCAGAAGCGCTCCGCCGCCCGACCCCGGAAATAGGCCTGACCCCCCGTCGCGCCATAGAGCACGACGTTGCCGATCAGGATGTTGTCCTCCGCCACAAAGCTCGATTCCTTCGGGGGATAGATCACGATGCGCCCGCCGGACAGACCCTTGCCCACGTAGTCGTTGGCATCGCCTTCCAGCTCGATGGTGACGCCTTTGGCCAGCCACGCCCCCAGCGACTGTCCCGCCGACCCGGTCAGCTTGATATGCACCGTGTCGTCCGGCAAGGGATCGCTCATCCACGCCTTGGAAAGCTCATGGCTGAGCATCGTGCCGACCGTCCGGTTGATGTTGACGATCGGTAACTCGATGCGGACCTTCTCGCGGCTCTCGATGGCCGGCTGGGCCAGTTCGATGAGCTTGTTGTCCAGGGCCAGTTCCAGGCCATGGTCCTGCTTCTGCGTGTTGAACACGCCGACGTTCTCGTGCGGCTTCTTCGCCGGCTCGAGAATCGGCCGAAGGTCCAGCCCCTCCGCCTTCCAGTGCCGGATCGCCGCGGCGGTCTCCAGACAATCGCTGCGGCCGACCATGTCGTTGTACTTGCGGAAGCCCAGCTCGGCCATGATCGACCGCGCTTCCTCCGCCACCATGAACAGGTAGTTGACCACATGCTCGGGCTTGCCGGCGAACTTCGCCCGCAGCGCCGGGTCCTGCGTCGCGATGCCCACAGGGCAGGTGTTCAGATGACACTTGCGCATCATGATGCACCCGAGCGTCACCAGCGGCGCCGTCGCGAAGCCGATCTCCTCGGCCCCGAGCAGCGCGGCCATGACCACATCGCGCCCGGTCTTGATCTGACCGTCCGTCTGCAAAATCACCCGGCTCCGCAGATCGTTCATCACCAGGGTCTGATGCGTCTCGGCGATGCCCAGCTCCCAGGGAAGTCCCGCGTGCTTGATGCTCGTGATCGGCGACGCGCCGGTCCCGCCGTCGTGACCGCTGATCAGAATGTGATCGGCATGCGCCTTGGCGACGCCGGCGGCGATCGTGCCCACGCCGACTTCGCTCACCAGCTTCACGCTGACGCGCGCCGACGGATTGGCGTTCTTCAGATCGTGAATGAGCTGGGCCAGGTCCTCGATGGAGTAGATGTCATGATGCGGCGGCGGCGAAATCAGCCCGACGCCCGGCGTCGAATAGCGAATCCGCGCGATGTTCTCGTCGACCTTCTTGCCCGGCAGTTCGCCGCCTTCGCCCGGCTTGGCGCCCTGGCTGATCTTGATCTGTAGTTCATCCGCGTTCGTCAGGTAATCGATCGTCACGCCGAAGCGGCCGGACGCCACCTGCTTGATCGCCGAGCGGCGGGAGTCGCCGTTGGCATCAGGCGTCCACCGCCGGGGGTCTTCGCCGCCTTCGCCGGTGTTGGACTTGCCGCCGAGGCGGTTCATGGCGATGGCCAGCGCTTCGTGGGACTCGGCGCTGATGGACCCGAAGCTCATCGCGCCGGTGCAGAAGCGTTTGACGATTTCGCTCGCCGGTTCGACTTCGCCCAGCGGGATAGGCCCGCCGTTGACATGGGCTTTGAACCCGAGCAGACCGCGGAGGGCGCACTTGCGCGTGGCTTCCTCGTTGGTGTGCTTGGCGAAGCGCCAGTACGCTTCGGCGCTGCCGGTGCGTGCGGCGACCTGAATGTCGGCGATGGACTGGGGGTCCCACATGTGCCGCTCGCCGGTCGAGCGCCAGTGGAACTCGCCGGGGTTGGGCAGGACGGGCAGAGCGACCTGCTCACGGGCGGGGTAGCCCAAAGCGTGACGACGGAGCAGTTCCTCGGCGAGCACGTGCAGGTCCACGCCGGCGATGCGCGACGCGGTGCCGGTGAAGCAGCGGTCGATGACATCGCTCTTGAGGCCGATGGCTTCGAAGATCTGCGCGCCCTTGTAGGACTGGAGCGTGGAGATGCCCATCTTGGCCATGACCTTGAGCATGCCCTTTTTGACGCCCTTGCGGTAGCGGCTGACGACCTGGTAGTCGCTGTAGCCCTCTTCGCGCAGGAGTCCGTCGCGCCGGGCCTGCCAGAGCGACTCGAACGCCAGGTACGGATTGATGCCGTCGGCCCCGTAGCCGAACAGCAGGCAGTCGTGATGCACTTCGCGGGCCTCGCCGGTTTCGACGATGACGCCGATGCGCGTGCGCTTGGTCTGACGCACGAGATGATGATGCACCGCGCCCGTGGCCATCAGGGCGCTGACCGGCACGCGCTCCGCGTTGATCGCGCGATCCGTGAGCACCACCAGCGCGAACCCCTGATCCACCGCTTCCTCCGCTTCCTTACAGATGCGGTCCAGCGCCTTGCCCAGCCCCGCCGCGCCTTCCGCGCGCGGCCAGGTGATGTCGATCACCTTGCTCTTCCATCCGCGATGATCGATATGCCTTAGCGCCGCCATCTCCTCGTTGTTGAGGATCGGCTCCGGCAGACGCAGACGATGGGCATGACCTTCCGTCGTTTCCAAAAGGTTCGCTTCCGGCCCGATGTAGCACTCGAGCGACATGACGATCTCCTCGCGGATCGAGTCGATCGCGGGGTTCGTCACCTGGGCGAAGAGCTGCTTGAAGTAGTCATAGATCATGCGCGGCTTGTCGGACAGACACGCCAGCGCGGCGTCATTGCCCATCGACCCCACCGGGTCGCGCTTTTCCTTGATGAGCGGCAGAAGCATGAACTGCATCGTCTCGGTCGTGTACCCGAACGCCTGCATGCGCGACAAGAGCGTCTGCGGCTCGAACCCGTGCGGCTCGTTCTTGGTGTGCAGCTCCTTCATCTCGATCCGCTGGGCCTTGAGCCACTTTTTGTACGGACGCCGCTTGGCGAAATCGCCCTTGACCTCCGCGTCGGGAACGAGCCGGCCCTTGTCGAAATCGACGAGGAACATTTTGCCCGGCTGGAGGCGGCCCTTGAGCTTGACGTTCTTGGGGTCCACGGGAAGCACGCCCACTTCGCTGGCCATGATGACCTTGTCGTCGTGCGTCAGGTAGTAGCGGCTGGGGCGCAGACCGTTACGGTCCAGCACCGCGCCGATGTACTTGCCATCGGTGAACACGATCGACGCCGGTCCGTCCCACGGCTCCATCAGGCACGAGTGATACTCGTAGAACGCGCGCTTCTTCTCGTCCATCGTCTCGTGATTCTGCCACGCCTCGGGGATCATCATCATCACCGATTCCTGAAGCGTGCGCCCGTTCATGAGCAGGAACTCGAGCACGTTGTCGAAGTTGCCCGAGTCGGAGCAGTCGGGCTCGGCGATGGGGAAGCATTTTTTGAGTTCATCGCCGAACAGCTCGCTGCGCACGACGCCTTCGCGGGCGTGCATGGCGTTGACGTTGCCGCGCAGCGTGTTGATCTCGCCGTTGTGGCTCATGAAGCGGCACGGCTGAGCGCGGTCCCACGACGGGAACGTGTTCGTCGAGAAACGCGAATGCACCATCGCCAGGTGGCTCGTGTACCGCTCGTCGGCCAGATCGCGGAAGTACGGCACGACCTGCGCGGGCGTGAGCATGCCCTTGTAGATGATCACCTTCGTCGACAGCGAGCAGACGTAGAACATCTTGGCCTGCGAAAGCTCGGGGTTCTCGCGGAGCATGTTGGAGGCGCGCTTGCGGATGATGTAAAGCTGGCGCTCGAAGGCGTCGGCGTCGAGGCCCTCGGCGGCGGCGATGAAAAGCTGCTCGATGACCGGCTCGGCATCGCGGGCGGTCGGACCGATGTCCGCGCCGTTGGCATCGACCGGCACGGGGCGCCAGCCGACGAGCGTCTGACCCTGCTCGACGATGACCTTCTCGACGAAGCGCTTGCAATGGGCGCGTTCTTTTTCATCCTGCGGGAGGAACACGTTGCCCGCGGTGAACTTGCCGGGGGCGGGCAGCGCGACGCCGAACGTCGCCTGCGCGATGTCGGCGAGGAACTCATGCGGCAGGGCGGTCATGATCCCGGCCCCGTCGCCGGTGTTCTTCTCGCATCCGCAGGCCCCGCGGTGGTCCATCGCCACAAGCACCTCGATGGCGTCGCGCACGATCTGGTGGGATCGGCGGCCCTTGATGTCGGCGACGAAGCCGACGCCGCACGAGTCCTTCTCGTTCGCCGGGTCATAGAGGCCATGCTTGGCGGGATATCCGTATGACATACGCTGAACCTCCCTATGGTCAGGGGTGTCGTCGGGCTCCGGTTCGTCGGAGCCGTGTTAGGCCGAAACCTCCGCGGGACGGGCCGGGATGGCCGCTTCGCCCTGCGCTTTGGAACGGTCTTTCATGAGATAATCGATGAACGCCTTTACCAACGGACTCTGTTCGCGGTGACGCATGTAGACGATGCCCACCGGACGCACCAGCCGGGGTTCGAGCGGCATGACCGCCAGCACCCCCGCCGCCGCCTCGCTCTGCACCGTCCGGCGCGGCAGGATCGCCACCGCACCCGTCTGAGCCACGAACGTCTTGATGGTGTCGATATTGTCAAACTGGCTGACAATGTTCGGTTCGACACCCGCCTCACGAAGATGCTTTCGGATCCGACGCCCGATCGGCAGCGTCTGATCGAAGTTCACCATCTCGTACTCCGACAAATCCTCCGCATGCACCGACGCCGCCCCCGCAAGCTCGTGATCCGGCCGGGTCACCACAGCCATGATCTCATCGCGCAGCGGCAGCGACATCATGTCCCGGAAGCGCTCCGGGTACGAAAGAATCCCCAGATCGCATTGCTCATGCTGCACCCGGTCGTACACGACGTCCGGCTGCACATAGCTGATCGAAACGCTGACCTTGGGGTGATGGGCCTCAAAGTCGGCCTTGATCTTGTTGAGCAGGTCAATCCCCGCCGAGTAGATCGCCGCCACCGTCACCTCGCCGCGGAGCGAGCCGTTGGTGAACTTGCCGCTGATCTGCGCGGTGAGCTGCTCGTAGCGTTCGATGATCTTGCGGCACTCGCGATGATAAAGCTCACCCGCCTGCGTCAGTTGCAGGGGCCGGGTCGAGCGATCGATCAGCTGCACGCCCAGTTCCTTCTCCAGCGCGCGGATGCGCTGCGACGCCGCCGACTGGGTCACCCCATTGGCGCTGGCGCCCTTCGACACGCTGCGATGCTGGGCCACATCGCAGAACAATCGAATCGCATCCGTTTGCATAGGTCCATCAGTATACATTCAGCATCGCTAATGTCAACAAATCGTCAAAGTAGACCTACTAATAGTTATGCGTGTTGCGTAAGGTGTGAACGAGTGGGAAATTGAGCGATCGCCCGCTGATCGCCCGATAACAGGGGTATGTTCGGTTGCGGCCACAGATTGGGGTGGGTGCTGTGCTGCGCGGCGATGCTCGCGGCGGGGTCCGCGGCCGCCGGCGCGGACAAGCCCGGCGGGCCGCTGTCGCTGGAGGTCCATCGCTTCGACTTCGAGGAGCAGAAACTCGGCAACTTCGAGCCGATGCCCATGCACTGGTTCCGCGTCGACGGCACCGGGTTCCCGCGCTACACGCAGATGGGTTTCGACAACGCTCAGTCCGTCTCAGCCGACCACAGCTTCAAACTCGCGCTCAACGGCGGCAGCGCCGCGGCTCTGCTCGAAGCCGGCACACTCGTCGCCGTCCCGCAGGCCCGCTACCTCATCACCGCCAACATCCGCACCGAAGACGCCCGATACAGCCGCGCCCGACTCGTCGCCTACTTCGTCGATCAGCACGGCCGCGAAGTCCCCCAGTCCCGCCGCGCCACCGCGCCGATCCTTTCCAACGGCGCCTGGACCACCGTGGCGATTCAGCTTCCCGACACGCCCGACAATGCCGCGTGGGTCGTCCTGCGCGTCGAGCTGCTGCAAAGTTCGTTCTTCCATAGCCGCCTGCTTGAGGAACATCAGCTCATCGAGCAGGACATCCGCGCCTCGGCCTGGTTCGACGACATCGTCGTGTACCAGATGCCCATGATCTCGATCGCCACGCAGACGCCGCTCAACGTCATCCGTCAGCCCCAGCAGCCGGCGATCGCCTCGCGCGTCCACGATGTCACCGGTCAGCCGCTGCATGCGCAGATCGAAGTCACCGACGCCGGCGGACGGATCATCGACCGCCAGGAGCGCGACATCGACGTCAATCACCCCGGCGAATGGGAGTGGAAGCCGAACGTCCCGGGGCTTGGGTGGTACCGCGCTCAGCTCACCGTCATGACCGGCTCGCAGATCGTCGGCGGGGCGGGCGTGACGTTCGTCTGGCTGGGCCCGACGACGGAGCGCGGTCAGGGCGAGGCCGGCCGGTTCATCATCACCGCCGAGCATCTGACCCAGGCGCAGCGCAATCGCCTGCCCGACCTGCTCAAATCGCTGGGAAATATGGGCGTTTCCGTCAGTCCGTGGTCGATGGACATGACGCAGGACGAGCTGGCGGCGGCGGTCGACGCGCCCGACCCGCTGCTCAATTCGCTGCTGCTATCGAATCGCCACGTCATCCTCAGCTTCGCCGAAGTCCCGCGCGATCTGGCCGGCTCGGTCGGCGTCGATGCGGACGATGCGCTGGCGCTGATGGCGCATGACGCCAAGCTCTGGCAGCCGTACATTCAGTCGATGCTCGCACGCTACGGTCTGCGATTGAGCGACTACCAGGTCGGCGCCAGCGGATCGGGCGCCGCCTTCGAGCGCGACGATCTGGCGGCGATCTTTCCGCCGATCAACGATCTGTTTCACCGCTACGTCCCGCACGCGCGCGTGCTGCTCCCCTGGCGCGCGATCGACGAGATGCCCGCCGACCCGCCCGCCTTCGATGCATGGAACATCGACTTCCCCGTGTCGATCCACGCCGACCAGTTCCAGGCGTACGCGAAAACATGGAAGATCGCCCCCGAGCAGATGATCTACCATCTGCAGACGCTTCCGCCGCATGTGTACTCGGCGCGCGATCGCGGAGCGGACCTGGCGTTCCGCATGCTCGAAGCATGGCGCCTCGTGCCGCAGGCGATCGCGATCCGTCGTCCGTGGACCAGTCCGGCGGGCGACGGGGGCGATGTGCAGCCGGACCCGATTCTGCCGGTGTGGGCGAACATGATCGAGCAGCTTTCAGGCCGGCGGTATGTCGGACAGATGGAGATCCGCGAGGGCATTCGCTGTTACCTGCTCGACGGTCCGTCGGGGCCGCGCGGCGGGGCGCTGGTGATGTGGAACGAATCCTCCCCCGATGCCGACGCGGAACTCGATCTGTACCTGGGCCCCGACCCCGTCGCCATCGATATGCTCGGCAATCGCCGCCCGCTCGATCGCGTCGGCGAAAAACAACGCGTCCGTCTCGCGCAGGAACCGACCTTCATCGAAGGCGTCGACATGCGCCTCGCCCGCTTCCGGGCCGGGTTTCATATTGATCCGACGTTCGCACCCTCCGTCCATACCGTGCACGAGCACACGCTGACCCTCGTCAATCCCTGGCCTCAGTCCCTCAATGGTCATCTCCGCTTCACCAGTCCCGAATCCTGGGACATCGAACCCCATTCCCTCAACTTCAGCATCCCCGCCGGCCAAACCTATCGCGTCCCACTCGCCTTCAGCTTCCCCGCCTCCGAACTGTCCGGCACCACGCTCATCACCGCCCATGTCGACCTCGACGCCGACAAGTCCTATCAGCTCGACGTCGCCTCGCCCATCCGCATCGGCCTCGAAAACATCGACTTCAAATCCAACCTCAATGTCGAGTCCGACGACCACGGCGACAAGTTCCTCCTCCTCACCATGATCGTCACCAACCTCGGCGACGCCAGCCAGGCCTTCTACGCCTTCTCACTCCCCCCCGACCTCCCCCGCCAACAGCGCATCATCG
This window contains:
- the gltB gene encoding glutamate synthase large subunit; this translates as MSYGYPAKHGLYDPANEKDSCGVGFVADIKGRRSHQIVRDAIEVLVAMDHRGACGCEKNTGDGAGIMTALPHEFLADIAQATFGVALPAPGKFTAGNVFLPQDEKERAHCKRFVEKVIVEQGQTLVGWRPVPVDANGADIGPTARDAEPVIEQLFIAAAEGLDADAFERQLYIIRKRASNMLRENPELSQAKMFYVCSLSTKVIIYKGMLTPAQVVPYFRDLADERYTSHLAMVHSRFSTNTFPSWDRAQPCRFMSHNGEINTLRGNVNAMHAREGVVRSELFGDELKKCFPIAEPDCSDSGNFDNVLEFLLMNGRTLQESVMMMIPEAWQNHETMDEKKRAFYEYHSCLMEPWDGPASIVFTDGKYIGAVLDRNGLRPSRYYLTHDDKVIMASEVGVLPVDPKNVKLKGRLQPGKMFLVDFDKGRLVPDAEVKGDFAKRRPYKKWLKAQRIEMKELHTKNEPHGFEPQTLLSRMQAFGYTTETMQFMLLPLIKEKRDPVGSMGNDAALACLSDKPRMIYDYFKQLFAQVTNPAIDSIREEIVMSLECYIGPEANLLETTEGHAHRLRLPEPILNNEEMAALRHIDHRGWKSKVIDITWPRAEGAAGLGKALDRICKEAEEAVDQGFALVVLTDRAINAERVPVSALMATGAVHHHLVRQTKRTRIGVIVETGEAREVHHDCLLFGYGADGINPYLAFESLWQARRDGLLREEGYSDYQVVSRYRKGVKKGMLKVMAKMGISTLQSYKGAQIFEAIGLKSDVIDRCFTGTASRIAGVDLHVLAEELLRRHALGYPAREQVALPVLPNPGEFHWRSTGERHMWDPQSIADIQVAARTGSAEAYWRFAKHTNEEATRKCALRGLLGFKAHVNGGPIPLGEVEPASEIVKRFCTGAMSFGSISAESHEALAIAMNRLGGKSNTGEGGEDPRRWTPDANGDSRRSAIKQVASGRFGVTIDYLTNADELQIKISQGAKPGEGGELPGKKVDENIARIRYSTPGVGLISPPPHHDIYSIEDLAQLIHDLKNANPSARVSVKLVSEVGVGTIAAGVAKAHADHILISGHDGGTGASPITSIKHAGLPWELGIAETHQTLVMNDLRSRVILQTDGQIKTGRDVVMAALLGAEEIGFATAPLVTLGCIMMRKCHLNTCPVGIATQDPALRAKFAGKPEHVVNYLFMVAEEARSIMAELGFRKYNDMVGRSDCLETAAAIRHWKAEGLDLRPILEPAKKPHENVGVFNTQKQDHGLELALDNKLIELAQPAIESREKVRIELPIVNINRTVGTMLSHELSKAWMSDPLPDDTVHIKLTGSAGQSLGAWLAKGVTIELEGDANDYVGKGLSGGRIVIYPPKESSFVAEDNILIGNVVLYGATGGQAYFRGRAAERFCVRNSGAWTVVEGVGDHGCEYMTGGRVVILGETGRNFAAGMSGGAAYVLAADKDAFRVNCNLEMVELESVEDPEDVAELHKLIKTHQKVTGSAVAQRVLDHWPTVLEQFVKVMPTDYKRVLEERRAKAAQSEIEVRVHKTVEPVADPAH
- a CDS encoding LysR family transcriptional regulator encodes the protein MYTDGPMQTDAIRLFCDVAQHRSVSKGASANGVTQSAASQRIRALEKELGVQLIDRSTRPLQLTQAGELYHRECRKIIERYEQLTAQISGKFTNGSLRGEVTVAAIYSAGIDLLNKIKADFEAHHPKVSVSISYVQPDVVYDRVQHEQCDLGILSYPERFRDMMSLPLRDEIMAVVTRPDHELAGAASVHAEDLSEYEMVNFDQTLPIGRRIRKHLREAGVEPNIVSQFDNIDTIKTFVAQTGAVAILPRRTVQSEAAAGVLAVMPLEPRLVRPVGIVYMRHREQSPLVKAFIDYLMKDRSKAQGEAAIPARPAEVSA